The genomic region CCGGGGCGAGGCGCCATTGCGCCAGGCGGCAGGGCTGCCGCAATTGATCGAGCAATTTGACAGCCTGCTGATGCTGCCTGCCTTGGCGGCTTTGGTTGAGATTGAGACCGAGGCCCTGACCCTGCAATATGAAGACCTCCGGCAGGACCGGGCCTGGACCCTCGATGGCGGCCATATGCGGTTACGGCGCGAGAGTCAGGATCTTGAAATTGCCGGCGGCTTCTCTGTTCTGAGCGGCCGTGATTATGCCAGTACGGTCGAGGCCAGTTACAGCTCGGTGATTGGTGACCCGGCGGCGGAGTTTGGCATTTTGGTCCGTGAGGTTGCCAGCGAGGATATCGCCTTGCAGAGCCCAGCACTGGGCTGGTTGCAGGTGCTGCGGGCGCCGATCTCGGGATCCTTGCGCGGCGGCATCGGCAGTGACGGGGCGATTTTGCCGTTTTCCTCCAGCCTGGTGATCGGCACCGGGGTTTTGCAGCCGACGGACCAGACCCTGCCGATCCCGTTCCAGGGCGCCAGCCTTTATGTCACCTATGCGCCGGAAACTCAGATCCTTAGCTTTGATGAATTGACGGTGAACAGCGGCTGGGGCTCTGGGACCATGGTGGGGCAGGCGCATCTCAGCGGCGTCGAGACGGGCCAGCTGACCGATCTGGTCGGGCAGTTGAAATTTTCCGACCTGCGGCTGAATCCCAAAAACATGTATGACGCGCCGCTGGAGCTGACCGGGGTGAGTGCTGATCTCAAGGTGGGGTATAACCCGTTTCGACTGCGTCTGGGCGAGATGCTGATCGAGGATGGCGACAGCACTATTCTGCTCAGCGGTGAATTGCGCGCCGGGGGCGAGGGCTGGGACTATGATCTGACCGGCCATGTGGACCAGGTGGATGTGGAGCGGGTCAAGCAGTTGTGGCCGCAAGCGGCGCCTCCAAAACCGCGCAAATGGGTGCGCGAGAACCTGTGGCAGGGCACTGCGCGGGATGTCAATCTGGCGCTGCGCGGGCGGGGCGGCAAAAAGCCATTTGTGTCTCTTAACCTTGGGTTTGAGAATGGCGTGGTGCAGTTTCAAAAGAACCTGCCGCCGCTGCGCAATGCATCAGGCCAGTTCAGCATCTATGGCAAGCGCCTGGTGGCGATGGCGACCGCAGGCACGGTGACGGCGGATCAGGGCGGCGAGATCGATGTCGCCGGCACCTCGTTCATTATCCCCGATATGTCGGTCAAGAAGGGCGGGCCGGGGATTGCCCGGGTGGTGGCCTCGGGGCCGGTCACGGCTGTGTTATCCCTGTTGAACCGGCCACCGTTATCGGTGCTGAAGAACAGCAATTTGCCGGTGGATCTGGCCTCGGGGCTGGTGCGGGTGGCCGGAACCCTGTCGCTGCCACTGAAAGAGAAAGTTCCGGTTGAAGAAATCACCTATCATTACCGGGGGCAGATTGAGCAGTTGCGCAGCACTGTCCTGGTGCCGGGGCATGATCTGACAGCGCCGCGGCTGGAGCTGAGCGGCGATCATCATGGCGTTGAGATCCAGGGCGATGGCTTGATGTCCGGGGTGCCGGTCACGGCGTCTTGGCGGATGGCGCTTGGCAAAGGGGTGTCAAAGGCAAGCCGGGTCGAGGGCACGGTGGAGCTGTCGCAGGCTGCGGTCGATGCGTTCAATCTGGGGCTTCCGGCGGGCACCATCAGCGGTCAGGCAAGGGGGGCATTTTCGGTCGATCTTGCCCCCGAGACAGCGCCCATACTGTCGCTGCACTCAGATCTGGCCGGCGCCGGGCTGCGCATCCCATCGCTGGGCTGGTCGATGGGCGCTGCGGCCACGGGGGAGCTAAAGC from Parasedimentitalea psychrophila harbors:
- a CDS encoding YhdP family protein; this translates as MLRLLGWALALLCAVLAGTIYFGLGRRFDAPEWLRLRVEARIERSLGGMQIEFGQIYMVVNHGWRPRVGLRDVSLRQADGTVMAQLSDAQVSLAMRPLLLGQVQPKRISISGLFATLRRDASGEVALSLSRGEAPLRQAAGLPQLIEQFDSLLMLPALAALVEIETEALTLQYEDLRQDRAWTLDGGHMRLRRESQDLEIAGGFSVLSGRDYASTVEASYSSVIGDPAAEFGILVREVASEDIALQSPALGWLQVLRAPISGSLRGGIGSDGAILPFSSSLVIGTGVLQPTDQTLPIPFQGASLYVTYAPETQILSFDELTVNSGWGSGTMVGQAHLSGVETGQLTDLVGQLKFSDLRLNPKNMYDAPLELTGVSADLKVGYNPFRLRLGEMLIEDGDSTILLSGELRAGGEGWDYDLTGHVDQVDVERVKQLWPQAAPPKPRKWVRENLWQGTARDVNLALRGRGGKKPFVSLNLGFENGVVQFQKNLPPLRNASGQFSIYGKRLVAMATAGTVTADQGGEIDVAGTSFIIPDMSVKKGGPGIARVVASGPVTAVLSLLNRPPLSVLKNSNLPVDLASGLVRVAGTLSLPLKEKVPVEEITYHYRGQIEQLRSTVLVPGHDLTAPRLELSGDHHGVEIQGDGLMSGVPVTASWRMALGKGVSKASRVEGTVELSQAAVDAFNLGLPAGTISGQARGAFSVDLAPETAPILSLHSDLAGAGLRIPSLGWSMGAAATGELKLTAQLGKTAQVDQLSLTAPGLAVAGTISTKDGGGLDRARFSEVTVGNWLRGSAELVGRGDAGPAVNVTSGVLDMRHMPFSGASGATGGGGGSGPISLKLDRLQVTDSFALHGFRGDFSTQGGFNGQFSGALNGQTVIQGQVVPKSGGVATRLRSANAGGVFRSAGVLHHGRGGDFDMTLTPSNTQGEYDGRLKVQNIRVKDAPAIAALINSISLVGLFDELTGQGILFTEVDARFRLGASHLVVHESSAVGPSMGLSMDGNYDLLTGVLNMRGVLSPIYMLNAIGRVFTRKGEGLIGFAFTLRGTADAPQVKVNPLSGLAPGMLREIFRGQAPTIPGQVEPAQPEPGDGLTPAQRASEDR